Proteins from one Methanococcus maripaludis C5 genomic window:
- a CDS encoding NifB/NifX family molybdenum-iron cluster-binding protein gives MRIAIASEGKDSNSEISSAAARAPYFLIYEDNKLIEAMKNPFAIGGGGAGWSVAHIMAKNKVDLFIAGKIGENLESALKGKNITFKEESGKKVSDIFEKM, from the coding sequence ATGAGAATAGCCATAGCTTCAGAAGGTAAAGACTCGAACTCAGAAATTAGTTCCGCAGCTGCAAGAGCACCTTATTTTCTTATTTACGAGGATAATAAACTTATAGAAGCCATGAAAAATCCTTTTGCAATTGGTGGGGGTGGAGCAGGATGGTCTGTTGCTCACATAATGGCAAAAAATAAAGTTGACCTGTTCATAGCAGGAAAAATAGGAGAAAATCTAGAATCTGCCCTAAAGGGAAAGAACATCACATTCAAGGAAGAAAGCGGAAAAAAGGTATCCGATATATTTGAAAAAATGTAA
- a CDS encoding class I SAM-dependent methyltransferase, whose protein sequence is MLKNENEVLETNGIYYIYKNGKRKKYESWLSGIFSFLYDPIMSKSVFPKTLGSSMEKHELFLKDKLKSIHDQEVLELATGSGNLSQFLPTDNRYSGVDVSEGLLKIAFKKFYKAGFKNAKLFLCGAEELPFKDNFYDVCVCNLSLNFFNGLDSVINELKRVLKTGSKFICSVPVTGRNKRKNTIRGKLYSENELKDIFENKGFSFKPYDFKNGSLLYFSATLEE, encoded by the coding sequence ATGCTTAAGAATGAAAATGAAGTTTTGGAAACTAATGGAATTTATTATATTTACAAAAATGGAAAACGAAAAAAATACGAATCATGGCTTTCAGGTATTTTCTCTTTTTTATATGATCCCATAATGAGTAAATCTGTGTTTCCAAAAACTTTGGGGTCATCAATGGAAAAACATGAATTATTCTTAAAAGATAAGCTGAAGTCCATTCACGATCAGGAAGTTTTAGAACTTGCAACCGGTAGCGGGAATTTATCCCAATTTTTGCCAACTGATAATCGATACTCAGGGGTGGATGTAAGTGAAGGATTGTTAAAAATAGCTTTTAAAAAGTTTTATAAAGCGGGCTTTAAAAATGCCAAATTATTTTTATGTGGCGCAGAAGAACTGCCTTTTAAGGATAATTTTTACGACGTCTGCGTATGCAATCTTTCATTAAATTTCTTCAATGGTCTCGACAGTGTTATTAACGAATTAAAGAGAGTTTTAAAAACGGGGAGTAAATTTATATGCAGTGTTCCTGTAACGGGCAGAAATAAGCGCAAAAATACGATTCGGGGAAAATTATATTCCGAAAACGAATTAAAAGATATTTTTGAAAATAAAGGATTTTCATTTAAACCATACGATTTTAAAAACGGTTCCTTACTTTATTTTTCAGCTACTTTAGAAGAATAG
- a CDS encoding MFS transporter yields MLSKDNIGKMMKYRWVIFAVLALVYFFVYFHRVSPAVMAGDLMTTFGVGATSMGLLGSVYFYAYALMQIPSGIMSDKFGPRRVVAVFTLVAAAGAILTGIATDFNMVIMGRLLIGIGVAAVYIPIMKMLSIWFRKNEFATQSGIMLAVGNVGALSAAAPLAYLNTALGWQTVFMGLGVVSIALAILSYIVIRDRPSEMGLPNIEDIEAHENGEAVSTATKPAENISIMDSIKMVLGKKSFWPLAVWFFFYYGSLMAYQGLWAGPYFKDILGWDKATYAGLLTFIGIGLILGCPVSGYIADKVLKSRKKTLIIGTIMYTLLWFAVWYFNGMDNPLFYKILYILFGFFAGFFVVCYGQVKSLFPISIAGTSTSILNFFPFFGGAVLQQVCGLVIASYGLNALGGFTSAGYQMAWLLLAVGMVIATICVYFSEEKGL; encoded by the coding sequence ATGTTATCCAAAGACAACATCGGCAAAATGATGAAGTATAGATGGGTAATCTTTGCAGTTCTTGCTTTAGTTTACTTCTTCGTATATTTCCACAGAGTATCGCCAGCAGTTATGGCTGGAGATCTCATGACAACGTTTGGGGTAGGCGCAACTTCAATGGGTCTACTTGGATCAGTTTACTTTTATGCATACGCATTAATGCAGATTCCTTCAGGTATAATGTCTGATAAATTCGGACCAAGAAGGGTCGTTGCTGTTTTTACACTTGTTGCAGCGGCAGGTGCAATTCTTACGGGTATTGCAACTGACTTTAACATGGTTATCATGGGGAGGCTTTTAATCGGTATTGGTGTAGCTGCAGTATACATTCCGATAATGAAAATGCTTTCGATCTGGTTTAGAAAAAACGAATTTGCCACCCAAAGTGGTATAATGCTCGCAGTTGGAAACGTTGGGGCATTATCCGCAGCAGCGCCACTTGCTTACCTTAACACGGCATTAGGTTGGCAAACAGTATTCATGGGGCTTGGTGTAGTATCAATTGCTCTTGCAATTCTTTCATACATAGTTATTAGGGATAGGCCATCAGAAATGGGTCTTCCAAATATTGAAGATATTGAAGCTCATGAAAATGGTGAAGCTGTTTCAACAGCAACAAAACCTGCAGAAAATATATCAATCATGGATTCTATTAAAATGGTTTTAGGTAAAAAATCATTTTGGCCGTTGGCAGTATGGTTTTTCTTCTACTACGGATCATTGATGGCATACCAAGGACTTTGGGCCGGTCCATACTTTAAAGATATCTTAGGTTGGGACAAAGCTACATACGCAGGTCTTTTAACGTTTATCGGGATCGGTTTGATCTTAGGATGCCCTGTTTCAGGATACATCGCAGATAAAGTTTTAAAATCAAGAAAAAAGACATTAATTATCGGTACAATAATGTACACCTTGTTATGGTTTGCAGTATGGTACTTTAACGGAATGGACAATCCATTATTCTATAAAATCCTATACATATTATTCGGATTCTTTGCAGGATTCTTCGTTGTATGCTACGGACAGGTGAAATCATTATTTCCCATCTCGATAGCGGGAACATCCACATCAATCCTCAACTTCTTCCCATTCTTTGGTGGTGCAGTACTCCAGCAAGTTTGTGGTTTAGTAATCGCAAGCTACGGGCTTAATGCATTAGGAGGATTTACCAGTGCAGGATACCAAATGGCATGGTTATTACTTGCTGTTGGAATGGTTATTGCAACAATCTGTGTTTATTTCTCAGAAGAAAAAGGACTTTAA
- a CDS encoding DUF6544 family protein: protein MHILLKIISLLVFLTILMSLMSVTKSKNNTENIWAVLDKNASEEIYFDENLLNENIPPVVKKFIKNSIKNGTKIPDTVILDIEGKMRTKIDETAHWNDIYSKEILSKEGFVWKAQLKSGPVTLKGADYYFKNNSEINFALYGLIPVVKESNNDITKSARGRLAIELIVWNPWAIIPDKNTKFKEVDFETFSVSFEIDGEPVKVNLKVNENGSLKEVYMNRWNKLENGSYGYIPFGGTVSDHLEKDGLKIAKTLNVGWNYGNDDYIETFYFNVTAAEFY, encoded by the coding sequence ATGCATATTTTATTAAAAATAATCAGTTTATTGGTGTTTTTAACTATTTTAATGTCGTTAATGTCTGTAACAAAGTCAAAAAATAATACTGAAAACATATGGGCAGTATTGGATAAAAATGCCTCGGAGGAGATTTATTTCGACGAAAACTTGCTGAATGAGAATATTCCTCCCGTTGTAAAAAAATTTATTAAAAATTCGATAAAAAACGGAACTAAAATTCCAGATACTGTTATTTTGGATATCGAAGGTAAAATGAGGACTAAAATAGATGAAACTGCCCATTGGAATGATATTTATTCTAAAGAAATACTTTCAAAAGAAGGTTTCGTATGGAAAGCGCAGTTAAAAAGTGGGCCTGTAACACTAAAAGGTGCAGATTATTATTTTAAAAATAATTCTGAAATAAATTTTGCACTTTATGGATTAATCCCTGTTGTAAAAGAATCCAACAATGATATAACCAAATCTGCACGTGGAAGGCTTGCAATAGAGTTAATTGTTTGGAACCCTTGGGCAATAATACCTGATAAAAATACTAAATTTAAAGAAGTTGATTTTGAAACTTTTTCAGTATCTTTTGAAATTGATGGTGAACCTGTAAAAGTTAATTTAAAAGTTAATGAAAACGGCAGTTTAAAGGAAGTTTACATGAATAGATGGAATAAATTAGAAAATGGATCTTATGGATACATTCCATTTGGCGGAACTGTTTCTGATCATTTAGAAAAAGATGGTTTAAAAATTGCTAAAACACTGAATGTCGGATGGAACTACGGAAATGATGATTATATTGAAACATTTTATTTCAATGTAACAGCTGCTGAATTTTACTAA
- a CDS encoding double-cubane-cluster-containing anaerobic reductase: protein MEELKSIKKLDEIYSKRKDELYQEKDEGKKVFGRFCVFVPTEIICAADAIPVGLCGGKESTIPSAEEDLPRNICPLIKSSYGFKKDKKCPYFEAADVIVGETTCDGKKKMFEHMAEMSEMYVMHLPHFKDERSYGLWLKEVYDFKNYVEKFTGNKITEEKLKEAIDEENEERTLSHKLYELRSNIPSPITGTDALKIFQRSFLLNINDRIATLKELISELEERVKNGEGYTGKRILVAGCPMVAGNTKIVDIIEEVGGLVIGEETCTGTRKFDNLVNGYTIDDLAERYFKINCASAYKNDSRIERIKELVKEQKADGVVYYTLQYCHTFNLEGALIEKELKNLGIPIIRIETDYSESDNEQIKTRIEAFVEMI, encoded by the coding sequence TTGGAAGAATTAAAAAGTATTAAAAAACTCGACGAAATCTATTCAAAAAGAAAAGATGAATTGTATCAAGAAAAAGACGAAGGAAAGAAAGTATTTGGTAGATTTTGTGTATTTGTACCTACTGAAATTATATGTGCAGCTGATGCAATTCCGGTTGGACTTTGTGGCGGAAAAGAGTCTACCATTCCTTCAGCAGAAGAAGATTTACCGAGAAATATCTGCCCATTGATCAAATCTTCATATGGGTTCAAAAAAGATAAAAAATGCCCTTATTTTGAGGCTGCTGATGTTATTGTTGGGGAAACCACGTGTGATGGAAAGAAGAAAATGTTTGAACACATGGCAGAGATGTCAGAAATGTATGTTATGCATCTTCCTCATTTTAAGGATGAGAGATCGTATGGATTATGGCTCAAAGAAGTTTACGATTTCAAAAATTACGTAGAAAAATTCACTGGAAATAAAATTACCGAAGAAAAATTAAAAGAAGCAATTGACGAAGAAAATGAAGAAAGAACGCTGTCACACAAGCTTTACGAATTAAGGTCTAATATTCCTTCCCCAATAACTGGAACTGATGCACTGAAGATATTCCAGAGGTCATTTTTGTTAAATATAAATGACAGGATCGCAACTTTAAAAGAGTTAATATCTGAACTCGAAGAACGGGTTAAAAACGGTGAGGGATACACTGGAAAAAGAATTTTGGTTGCAGGATGCCCGATGGTTGCAGGAAATACTAAAATTGTGGATATTATTGAAGAAGTTGGTGGACTTGTAATTGGCGAAGAAACATGCACAGGCACTAGGAAATTCGATAATTTAGTTAATGGGTACACAATTGACGATCTTGCAGAAAGGTACTTTAAAATCAACTGTGCATCCGCATATAAAAATGACAGCAGAATTGAAAGAATAAAAGAACTCGTAAAAGAACAAAAAGCTGATGGAGTTGTTTATTACACATTACAATACTGCCATACCTTTAACTTGGAAGGCGCTTTAATTGAAAAAGAACTGAAAAATTTAGGAATTCCAATAATTAGAATAGAAACGGATTATTCAGAAAGCGATAATGAACAGATAAAAACAAGAATCGAAGCATTTGTTGAAATGATTTAA
- a CDS encoding YitT family protein: MNKLLLRIVTFTLGLFIMAFGVSLSVKANLGISPISCVPYVYSCKFPLTLGQITILFNAVLIMLQMILLRRNYRSILVQLPFVFVLGLFIDLTMYMISNPYIPNYLWQIALCLLSCITIAFGVYPEVKAKIIYLPGEGLAMAISDTFKKEFGKAKIGVDVSMVAVGILSSFIFLHQIQGIREGTLIAAVMVGSIVKFFNNTLSSIIGNVKLI; the protein is encoded by the coding sequence ATGAATAAATTATTGTTAAGGATTGTAACATTTACCTTGGGACTTTTTATTATGGCTTTTGGGGTATCTTTATCAGTTAAGGCCAATCTAGGAATATCCCCCATATCCTGTGTTCCGTACGTATATAGTTGTAAGTTTCCACTTACCTTGGGCCAAATAACAATCTTATTTAATGCAGTATTAATCATGTTGCAAATGATTCTGCTTCGTCGCAACTATCGTTCAATATTGGTACAGTTGCCATTTGTGTTTGTACTTGGCTTATTTATTGATTTAACAATGTATATGATTTCTAATCCCTATATTCCCAATTACCTATGGCAGATAGCATTATGCTTACTCAGCTGTATCACAATTGCGTTTGGTGTTTATCCAGAGGTAAAAGCAAAGATTATTTACCTTCCGGGAGAGGGTTTAGCAATGGCTATTTCCGATACATTTAAGAAAGAATTTGGGAAAGCAAAAATTGGAGTCGATGTTTCAATGGTTGCCGTAGGTATCCTTAGTTCTTTCATTTTTTTGCACCAGATACAAGGAATACGTGAGGGAACTCTTATTGCTGCTGTAATGGTGGGTTCTATTGTAAAATTCTTTAATAATACGCTATCATCCATAATTGGAAATGTAAAATTAATTTAG
- a CDS encoding uroporphyrinogen decarboxylase family protein translates to MKKTFSCISDNLENIPKELIASKNLKFPDIHENLSDMVEFSKIMKEHKKDLFCRVPFCMTVEAESLGAKINMGDEKYGPRAKEYAFKNLDELETIKPIDLTSGRIRMVLDAIQELKKSGELPILTVEGPITIISSLMESRIFYKELRKNPERMNTFLNFLEDEIVKYVLSGIENGAKIISFGDPAGSIDIVGPKVFREYSGKIAKNIIEKVKSKEKNCIIHVCGKTSVSLENEGMYEFNPINCNSETYGKAIYELIRENTKTKIIGHNCIKKSIYKIPKNTIWEIKE, encoded by the coding sequence ATGAAAAAAACATTTTCATGCATCAGCGACAATTTAGAAAACATTCCAAAAGAATTAATTGCATCAAAAAATTTAAAATTTCCAGATATACATGAAAATCTTTCAGATATGGTAGAATTTTCAAAAATAATGAAAGAACATAAAAAAGACCTGTTCTGTAGAGTTCCATTCTGCATGACTGTTGAAGCAGAATCATTGGGTGCTAAAATTAACATGGGCGATGAAAAATATGGCCCAAGAGCTAAAGAATACGCTTTTAAAAATTTAGATGAGTTAGAAACCATAAAACCGATTGATCTAACTTCTGGTCGAATCAGAATGGTTCTTGATGCTATTCAGGAGTTAAAAAAGTCAGGTGAACTCCCAATTCTTACCGTTGAAGGGCCAATTACAATAATTTCCTCATTAATGGAGTCTAGAATTTTTTATAAAGAGCTCAGAAAGAACCCCGAAAGAATGAATACTTTCTTAAATTTTTTAGAAGATGAAATTGTAAAATATGTCCTCTCGGGAATTGAAAATGGGGCTAAAATTATTTCTTTTGGAGATCCAGCAGGAAGTATTGATATTGTTGGTCCAAAAGTCTTTAGGGAATACAGCGGAAAGATTGCTAAAAACATTATCGAAAAAGTCAAATCAAAAGAAAAAAACTGTATTATTCACGTTTGTGGAAAAACGTCTGTTTCACTTGAAAATGAAGGAATGTACGAATTTAACCCAATAAACTGCAATTCTGAAACATATGGAAAAGCAATTTATGAACTAATCCGTGAGAACACAAAGACAAAGATTATTGGGCACAACTGCATCAAAAAATCAATTTATAAAATTCCAAAAAATACAATTTGGGAAATAAAAGAATAA
- a CDS encoding serine protease produces the protein MIKNTLSNVMAATFCIELPNTKVGGMPTPAGTGFFISPEGWFVTAAHVILDKNGSTRKDLDRAVLIKEQNAHDYKKICQHVSLGHIFPRLDIALLKVDFEKNSNKEWLNKKTEFPFIKVSTGHLEMGDEVYSFGYPLSSYGIIKPGELGYTKLSPRVTSAIISSNFDTNMGAGGPKNYVLDKALNYGNSGGPIIATETGHAHAICSRFQPLVIPQQHLKDNNGNPIPIMIPSLYGVVSSFNDKEFIGVLMSRDIPVD, from the coding sequence GTGATAAAAAACACACTTTCAAATGTTATGGCTGCTACTTTTTGTATCGAATTACCCAATACAAAAGTAGGTGGAATGCCAACTCCTGCGGGAACTGGTTTTTTTATATCTCCCGAGGGATGGTTTGTAACTGCTGCACATGTGATCCTTGATAAAAATGGATCTACAAGAAAAGATCTTGATAGGGCAGTTTTGATAAAAGAGCAAAATGCACATGACTATAAAAAAATATGCCAGCATGTATCGTTAGGGCATATTTTTCCACGATTAGATATAGCTTTGTTAAAAGTGGATTTTGAAAAAAATTCAAACAAGGAATGGCTTAACAAAAAAACTGAATTTCCATTTATAAAAGTTTCAACAGGGCATCTTGAAATGGGTGACGAAGTTTATTCTTTTGGTTATCCATTATCGAGCTATGGAATAATCAAACCCGGTGAGCTAGGATATACAAAATTGAGTCCACGAGTTACATCTGCAATAATTTCATCGAATTTTGATACAAATATGGGTGCAGGAGGTCCAAAGAATTATGTACTGGATAAAGCATTGAATTATGGAAATAGTGGCGGGCCAATTATTGCAACAGAAACAGGCCATGCTCATGCAATCTGTTCCAGATTTCAGCCTTTAGTCATTCCACAGCAACATCTTAAGGACAATAATGGTAATCCCATACCAATAATGATTCCAAGCCTTTACGGGGTCGTATCTAGCTTTAACGATAAGGAATTTATTGGCGTATTAATGTCTCGAGATATTCCTGTTGACTAA
- a CDS encoding class I SAM-dependent methyltransferase — translation MDENSVSNTSLWTAYMRAYHSKNATNKIFDDHLAYDLVPKEVREQIEQQIIHEVFLPGTNNIVTRARYTEDIVEETIQQGVTQYVILGAGMDTFAFRRQDLMENLKVFEIDHPATQEFKFQRVTKLGWKIPENLQFIPIDFTKQDLETELTNSPNYDPKAKTLFSWLGVINYLTREEVETTLLAIANIASSGSRIVFDYMDLNAIEINKKSQQVQESKKYLEKIGEPRTTGGFYPSELGEDLSNLGFNLLENLSPSDIEKRYLRGFTDVQNALTYINFAYSVIK, via the coding sequence ATGGATGAAAACAGTGTTAGCAACACTTCATTGTGGACTGCATATATGCGTGCTTATCACAGCAAAAATGCTACCAACAAAATCTTTGACGACCATCTAGCCTATGATTTGGTACCAAAAGAGGTGCGAGAACAGATTGAACAACAGATCATCCATGAAGTTTTTTTACCTGGAACAAATAATATTGTCACCCGTGCACGGTATACTGAAGATATAGTGGAAGAAACTATTCAACAGGGCGTAACTCAGTATGTAATTCTTGGTGCAGGAATGGATACATTTGCATTTCGGCGACAGGATTTAATGGAAAATTTGAAAGTTTTCGAAATTGATCATCCTGCAACACAAGAATTTAAATTTCAAAGAGTTACCAAGTTAGGTTGGAAAATTCCGGAAAATTTACAGTTTATTCCAATAGATTTCACTAAGCAAGATTTAGAAACTGAACTTACCAACTCACCAAATTATGATCCCAAGGCTAAAACGTTATTTAGCTGGCTTGGTGTCATTAATTATTTAACTCGGGAAGAAGTGGAAACAACACTTCTTGCTATTGCAAATATTGCTTCATCGGGCAGTAGAATTGTTTTTGATTATATGGACCTTAATGCAATCGAAATAAATAAAAAGTCCCAACAAGTACAAGAATCAAAAAAATATCTTGAAAAAATAGGCGAACCAAGAACAACAGGGGGTTTTTACCCTTCAGAATTGGGCGAAGATCTTTCAAACTTGGGATTTAATCTTTTGGAAAACTTAAGTCCGTCGGACATTGAAAAACGTTATTTAAGGGGGTTTACTGATGTGCAAAACGCGCTTACATATATAAATTTTGCATATTCAGTGATTAAATAA
- a CDS encoding permease — MPPKSSTKKSAKSLWNAFPLIVGTILLVSLITTIIPKSFYLKIFSKSTFLDSFIGSLIGSISAGNPIVSYVLAGELLNEGISLVAVTAFLVSWVTVGIIQLPAESAILGKRFTFLRNITSFILSIIVAVITVSILQVI, encoded by the coding sequence ATGCCACCAAAATCTTCGACTAAAAAATCAGCAAAATCTTTGTGGAACGCTTTTCCTTTGATAGTGGGAACTATTCTGCTGGTCAGTCTGATTACCACAATAATTCCCAAATCATTTTACTTAAAAATATTCAGCAAAAGCACATTTTTAGATTCATTTATCGGGAGCCTGATTGGAAGTATATCTGCAGGAAACCCGATAGTCAGTTATGTTTTGGCAGGAGAATTGTTGAATGAAGGTATCAGTTTGGTTGCAGTAACTGCTTTTTTAGTGTCTTGGGTAACAGTCGGGATTATACAACTTCCTGCAGAGTCCGCAATACTCGGGAAAAGATTTACGTTTTTAAGAAACATTACTTCATTTATTTTATCTATAATAGTTGCCGTAATAACTGTATCAATTCTACAGGTAATCTAA
- a CDS encoding prenyltransferase/squalene oxidase repeat-containing protein produces the protein MKKSALVIALIMVLAPLAFVPSATAATEEEIEASIEDGIEWLVSQQNCNGSWGTCNYELPAQTGLALIKLVDRARELGVDPFEPDEYEYAENVIMGFNWLETQKIVDSSIDDSGTNNNGQGILFMGSGHATYNTAIVLMAYANLKGYDEYNETMVQDMVDWFVATQHADGAWRYKAEPDPPSDNSNTGYAVIGLAYAENAGAIVPDPLKTGLSSWINYIQNDVDGDLNDGGSGYTTPTDWVNCLKTGNLILEMGFVGDTTETSRLTDAVDYLVRHWNDTNTDPGWRIHYQSMYCVMKGLEYMQIEEIDGIDWYDDFATAIVTTQNADGSWPIDYWGNQILSTEWALLTLEKATVVKEFVVGFDVKPGSCPNPINIKSNGVQPVAIAGSEEFDVYDIDPATLKIGMCVDGEFMEFEGVSPLRWVYDDVTESYIPDEDDTCCIRTKPDGITDFSMKYDTQELVEAGLGCYEKNDELCLCIKGRTYDGEQFVGRDCIIIK, from the coding sequence ATGAAAAAATCAGCTTTAGTGATAGCTTTAATAATGGTTCTCGCACCTCTTGCATTTGTGCCGAGTGCAACTGCTGCCACAGAAGAAGAAATCGAAGCTTCAATAGAAGATGGTATCGAATGGCTTGTATCTCAGCAAAATTGTAACGGATCTTGGGGAACTTGCAATTATGAGTTACCGGCGCAAACCGGTCTTGCACTTATAAAACTAGTAGATCGGGCACGGGAACTTGGGGTTGATCCTTTTGAACCTGATGAATATGAATATGCTGAAAACGTGATTATGGGATTCAACTGGCTTGAGACACAAAAAATAGTTGATTCTTCGATTGACGATTCTGGAACAAATAATAATGGACAGGGAATTTTATTTATGGGTTCAGGACATGCCACATATAACACAGCAATAGTATTAATGGCATATGCAAACCTCAAAGGATACGATGAATACAATGAAACCATGGTTCAGGACATGGTCGACTGGTTTGTAGCCACGCAACATGCAGATGGTGCTTGGAGGTATAAAGCAGAGCCCGACCCTCCAAGTGACAATTCAAATACGGGATATGCTGTAATCGGCCTTGCATATGCTGAAAATGCTGGAGCAATCGTTCCAGATCCATTGAAAACTGGACTTAGTTCTTGGATAAATTATATTCAAAACGATGTAGATGGAGATTTAAATGATGGTGGTTCGGGATACACTACACCAACTGATTGGGTAAATTGTTTGAAAACAGGTAATTTGATACTTGAAATGGGATTTGTTGGCGACACTACTGAAACCAGTAGATTAACTGATGCAGTGGACTATTTAGTAAGACATTGGAATGATACTAATACCGATCCAGGATGGAGAATCCACTATCAATCAATGTATTGTGTCATGAAAGGTCTTGAATACATGCAAATTGAAGAAATTGATGGAATAGACTGGTATGACGACTTTGCAACTGCAATAGTAACTACCCAAAATGCAGATGGTTCATGGCCTATCGATTATTGGGGAAACCAGATATTATCTACAGAATGGGCTTTATTAACACTTGAAAAAGCTACGGTAGTTAAGGAATTCGTGGTCGGATTTGATGTAAAGCCCGGAAGCTGTCCAAATCCGATTAACATAAAAAGCAATGGGGTACAGCCTGTAGCAATTGCAGGTTCTGAAGAATTTGATGTATACGACATCGACCCCGCTACACTAAAAATAGGAATGTGTGTAGATGGAGAATTTATGGAATTTGAAGGTGTTTCACCTTTAAGATGGGTATATGATGATGTAACCGAAAGTTATATTCCTGATGAAGATGATACTTGTTGCATCCGTACAAAACCTGATGGAATAACAGACTTTTCAATGAAATACGACACTCAAGAACTTGTTGAAGCAGGTCTTGGTTGTTACGAGAAAAACGACGAGTTATGCCTTTGTATCAAAGGAAGGACTTACGATGGAGAGCAGTTTGTTGGAAGGGACTGCATCATAATTAAATAA